Within the Mycobacterium gordonae genome, the region GGCCGCTATGCCAGCCTCACCGCCGCGCTGCTGTTGTCGTTCGGGGCGTCCGTGGCCGCCGGGTTGATCGGTGCTGCCGGTCTGCTGATGACCGACGTTCCTGCCGGCGGATCGCTGGCATTCTGCGCGGCGCTGGCCGCTTCCGGACTCGTCTTCACGGCCGTGGCCGCGGTGGCCGCGCAGTTGTCGCCGAGCGCCCGGGTCGCTCGGGGGGTTGCGTTCGCGGTGCTCGGCGCCGCGTTCACGCTGCGCGCGGTCGGCGACGCGGGCTCCGGCGCCTTGTCGTGGTTGTCGCCGCTGGGATGGTCACTGCAACTTCGCCCGTACGCGGGTGATCGCTGGTGGGTGCTACTGCTGCATCTGGTGACGACGGTGGTGCTCACCTTCGTGGCGTACCGGTTGCTGGCAGGCCGCGACGTCGGTTCCGGGTTGTTCGCCGAACGCACCGGACGTGGCACCGCTTCCGCGGCGCTGGGCGGCGCTTTCGGCTTGGCGTGGCGCCTGGATCGCGGCGCGCTCGTGGTGTGGACGGTCGGACTGGTGCTGTACGGGCTGTTGATCGGGAGCGTCGCGCACGGTGTCGGGGACGAGTTGGGCGGGGCGGCCGGTCGCGATGTCCTCGCGCGACTGGGCGGCACCAGCGCCCTGGAGCAGGGCTTCATCACCGTGGGATACGTCATGCTGGCCATGATCGCGGCGGCATTTGCGGTCTCGCTCTCGCTGCGGGTGCATCAGGAGGAGACCAGTCAGCACGCCGAAACCCTGCTGGCCGGGTCGGTCTCGCGCTCCCGTCTGCTGGCGAGTCATTCGCTGATGGCGCTGGGCGGTTCGACGTTTGCCATCGTGCTCTCCGGGTTGACCGGTGGGCTGGCCTACGGCGTGGCAGCCGGTGACGTATCGGGCAAGCTGCCCACGGTCGTGGCCACCGCGGCGGTGCAACTGCCCGCCGTGTGGCTGGTGTCGGCGGTGACAGTCGTATTGTTCGGTGTGACACCGCGATTGACACCCGTCGCGTGGGGCGTGCTGGTCGGGTTCGTCGCGCTGTATCTCCTCGGCTCTCTCTCGGGATCGCCGCAGTGGTTGCTCGACCTCGAACCGTTCACGCACATCCCGCGGGTCGGCGATGAGTTCACCCCCGTTCCACTGCTCTGGCTGCTGGGCCTTGACTTCGCCTTGATTGCACTGGGCGCCATCGCCTTCCGCCGACGGGATCTGCGATCGTGAAAACGGCTCTGAAGATCGTCGCGTCGCTGCTGTACGGGGTGGTGCTATACAGCGTGCTGGTGTTCGTGCCGGCGGGAACTTTGCACTACTGGCAGGGGTGGACGTTCGTTGCGATCGCGATGGGCATCACCACTATCTCCACCGTCTGGCTGGGCGTCACCAACCCAGCAGCGCTGCGACGACGCATGCGCGCCGGCCCTCGCGCCGAGGGCAGGACCGTGCAGAAGGTACTCGTCACCGCCTTGTTTGTGACGGCCATGGGGGCAATGGCTTTCAGCGCGTTCGACCACCGGATGGGCTGGTCTTCGGTCCCGGCGTGGGTGTCGGTGGCCGGGGAGGTGATGGTCGCGGTCGGGCTGGGTTCAGCCCTACTGGTCGTCGTCCAAAATAGTTATGCGGCAGCGACTATCACGGTCGAGCAGGGCCAGACGGTGACGACCGACGGACTGTACGGGTTGGTCCGGCACCCGATGTACAGCGGCTCGCTGCTCATGATGGTAGGTATTCCGCTGGCGCTCGGTTCCTACTGGGGCCTGTTGTTCGTCGCGGCAGGCGTGGTTGTGCTGGTGCTGCGAATCCTCGACGAGGAGAAGTTGCTGACCACCGAGCTGGCGGGCTACCGCGAGTACACCCAGCGGGTGCGCTACCGCCTGGTCCCCTACCTCTGGTAACCCGTTCCGGGCGAGCAGACGCAAAATCACCCAGGAGCGCTTGTTCCAGCGGGATTTTGTGTCTGCTCGCGCAAGGAGGCGGGGCGCGTTTAAGGTAACGGCGTGGCGCGAGACCCGGCACCTGCCCTGGACCGGCCCTGGCGACGTCCCGGCGCGGCACGGTATGCCCTGGAGCGCATTCGCCGTAT harbors:
- a CDS encoding ABC transporter permease: MSTTLLDRHAVAPQRSSHLAGTLGLLRLYLRRDRVSLPLWVLLLSVPLGSVYIGSIEKVYATDTERARFAATIMASPAQRALYGQVYNDSLGAVGIWKAGMFHALIAVAVILTVIRHTRADEESGRAELIDSTAVGRYASLTAALLLSFGASVAAGLIGAAGLLMTDVPAGGSLAFCAALAASGLVFTAVAAVAAQLSPSARVARGVAFAVLGAAFTLRAVGDAGSGALSWLSPLGWSLQLRPYAGDRWWVLLLHLVTTVVLTFVAYRLLAGRDVGSGLFAERTGRGTASAALGGAFGLAWRLDRGALVVWTVGLVLYGLLIGSVAHGVGDELGGAAGRDVLARLGGTSALEQGFITVGYVMLAMIAAAFAVSLSLRVHQEETSQHAETLLAGSVSRSRLLASHSLMALGGSTFAIVLSGLTGGLAYGVAAGDVSGKLPTVVATAAVQLPAVWLVSAVTVVLFGVTPRLTPVAWGVLVGFVALYLLGSLSGSPQWLLDLEPFTHIPRVGDEFTPVPLLWLLGLDFALIALGAIAFRRRDLRS
- a CDS encoding methyltransferase family protein, whose translation is MKTALKIVASLLYGVVLYSVLVFVPAGTLHYWQGWTFVAIAMGITTISTVWLGVTNPAALRRRMRAGPRAEGRTVQKVLVTALFVTAMGAMAFSAFDHRMGWSSVPAWVSVAGEVMVAVGLGSALLVVVQNSYAAATITVEQGQTVTTDGLYGLVRHPMYSGSLLMMVGIPLALGSYWGLLFVAAGVVVLVLRILDEEKLLTTELAGYREYTQRVRYRLVPYLW